The following are encoded together in the Malaya genurostris strain Urasoe2022 chromosome 3, Malgen_1.1, whole genome shotgun sequence genome:
- the LOC131436814 gene encoding uncharacterized protein LOC131436814 — translation MISEIFNTVHKARFSGIRIVPVNAPSLYQECVKVFVAEVNRTNKNGKRISELQFLPTAALVNIFEEMCKYPTLRTFLREALSDPVLFMRIYTGHNTNQLTVDQCLREANLSGKPVLPDLAANYCDMARKDPLEAGSPAFMSRILGALKLGTYLHEAGWSKSSVGVLNVAKDMISLIRNNRFHKKLELDCIQQLLRAEGGCMASKADQTCDTLLSLIANVTDVNILVKTYLQVANHHYRAQRFDECHEWALKTMNLITDSTPIEDIIEVLQLGALFCFSKERFDLGSMLISQAIQRARSHCGNHQSRLYADVLQTYGQCLLKMDAISAAVSTFMELLDVITKLYGKLTPHVPIIQGYLAYGFYMRSQTTGRFDMALDQIDQAISLAKQLIPSNGQVIDNFGQIRASILKGHDSVVAATKERKPMGLGSYQNFRFAEIRDKYFELNASF, via the coding sequence ATGATTTCGGAAATATTTAACACCGTACACAAGGCTCGCTTTAGCGGCATTAGAATTGTTCCAGTGAACGCTCCGTCCTTGTACCAGGAGTGCGTGAAAGTGTTTGTGGCCGAGGTAAATCGTACAAACAAAAATGGAAAACGCATTTCGGAGCTGCAATTCCTTCCGACGGCGGCGCTTGTAAACATCTTCGAGGAAATGTGCAAATATCCGACGCTGAGAACGTTTCTTCGTGAGGCGTTGTCGGACCCAGTGCTCTTCATGAGAATTTACACCGGGCACAACACCAATCAGCTAACCGTGGACCAGTGTCTGCGGGAGGCTAACCTAAGCGGAAAGCCGGTTCTACCGGATTTGGCCGCAAATTACTGTGATATGGCTCGTAAAGATCCACTGGAGGCTGGATCTCCGGCGTTTATGAGTCGCATTCTAGGCGCGCTGAAGTTGGGCACCTATCTGCACGAAGCCGGTTGGTCAAAGTCTAGCGTTGGCGTGCTAAACGTAGCAAAAGACATGATCTCATTGATTAGGAACAATCGATTCCATAAAAAGCTCGAACTGGATTGCATTCAGCAGTTGCTACGAGCGGAGGGAGGCTGCATGGCCTCAAAGGCCGACCAAACGTGTGATACGTTACTTTCATTGATCGCCAACGTTACAGACGTTAATATTCTAGTCAAGACGTACCTACAGGTGGCAAACCACCACTACCGCGCTCAGCGCTTCGATGAGTGCCATGAATGGGCACTTAAAACGATGAATCTCATCACCGACTCAACTCCGATCGAAGACATCATCGAGGTACTTCAGCTGGGTGCACTTTTTTGCTTCTCCAAGGAACGTTTCGACCTTGGCAGCATGCTAATCAGTCAGGCTATACAGCGAGCTCGTTCGCACTGCGGAAATCATCAGAGTCGCCTTTATGCGGATGTCCTCCAGACCTACGGCCAGTGTCTGCTGAAAATGGATGCCATTTCTGCTGCCGTCTCGACATTCATGGAACTGCTGGATGTAATTACCAAGCTGTACGGAAAGTTAACCCCTCACGTTCCAATCATCCAAGGATATCTGGCGTACGGCTTTTACATGCGGTCGCAGACTACCGGCCGTTTCGACATGGCCTTGGATCAGATTGATCAAGCAATCTCTTTGGCGAAACAACTGATTCCATCCAACGGGCAAGTCATTGATAATTTCGGTCAGATTCGTGCGTCGATCTTGAAGGGTCACGATAGTGTTGTAGCTGCAACCAAAGAACGAAAGCCGATGGGGCTAGGCAGTTATCAGAACTTTAGGTTTGCGGAGATTCGTGATAAATATTTCGAACTGAATGCTTCTTTCTAG